CCCTGAGGCGCCTTTCTTCGTTCTTACTGCGTATTAGTCTAAGATTTTAGACACAACGCCCGCACCTACGGTACGGCCACCTTCACGAATCGCGAAGCGTAAACCTTCGTCCATCGCGATGGGTGCAATTAGTTCTACAACAAACTTGATGTTGTCGCCTGGCATAACCATTTCTACGCCGTCTGGCAATTGTACTGCGCCAGTTACGTCCGTTGTACGGAAGTAGAACTGTGGGCGGTAACCTTTGAAGAATGGCGTGTGACGCCCACCTTCTTCTTTGCTCAACACGTATACTTCTGCTTCAAACTTCGTGTGCGGAGTGATTGTACCTGGCTTCGCCAATACTTGACCACGCTGAATGTCTTCACGCTTCGTACCACGTAACAACGCACCAATGTTCTCACCTGCACGACCTTCGTCAAGCAACTTACGGAACATTTCTACACCAGTTACGGTTGTCTTCGTCGTATCTTTGATACCTACGATTTCAACTTCGTCACCTGTGTTCACGATTCCACGCTCTACACGACCTGTTACTACAGTACCACGGCCTGAGATTGAGAATACGTCTTCAATCGGCATCAAGAATGGCTTGTCGATATCACGCTCTGGCTCTGGGATGTATGAATCCAATGCTTCTGCCAACTCGATGATTTTCTTTTCCCACTGCTCTTCGCCTTCCAACGCTTTTAGCGCTGAGCCTTGAATTACTGGTAAGTCGTCACCTGGGAAGTCGTACTCAGACAGAAGTTCACGAACTTCCATCTCAACCAATTCCAACAACTCTTCGTCGTCTACCATGTCGCACTTGTTCATGAATACTACGATGAACGGTACACCTACCTGACGTGACAACAAAATGTGCTCACGTGTTTGTGGCATTGGGCCGTCTGTCGCCGCTACGACTAAGATAGCGCCGTCCATCTGTGCCGCACCCGTAATCATGTTCTTCACATAATCCGCGTGACCTGGGCAGTCTACGTGCGCGTAGTGACGTGCCGGCGTGTCATACTCAACGTGTGACGTTGAGATAGTGATACCACGCTCACGCTCTTCTGGCGCGTTATCGATTGATGAGAAATCACGTGCCGCACCGCCGTATGTCTTCGCCAATACAGTACTGATTGCCGCAGTCAAAGTGGTTTTACCGTGGTCAACGTGACCAATCGTACCTACGTTAACGTGGGGTTTATTACGTTGAAACTTTTCTTTAGCCATGACAGCCTCTCTCGAATGTGCGGTGTCAGAAGACACGCGATCATTGGGTATTTAAGTTAAACAAACAGGAGGGTAGCACAAATTAAGCTGGTGCTGATAGGCGGATTTGAACCGCCGACCTCACCCTTACCAAGGGTGCGCTCTACCAACTGAGCTATATCAGCATGCGGCTTATTGTTTTGGAGCGGGTGGCGGGAATCGAACCCGCGTCATCAGCTTGGAAGGCTGAGGTAATAGCCATTATACGACACCCGCATTCAGAACTGGGCTACCTCGGACCTGCAAAAAAATGGTGGAGGGGGCAGGATTCGAACCTGCGAAGGCTGAGCCGTCAGATTTACAGTCTGATCCCTTTGACCGCTCGGGAACCCCTCCACGAATTTTTTAAAGTTGGTGCCGGCAGAGAGAGTCGAACTCCCGACCTACTGATTACAAGTCAGTTGCTCT
This genomic interval from Idiomarinaceae bacterium HL-53 contains the following:
- a CDS encoding translation elongation factor 1A (EF-1A/EF-Tu), which codes for MAKEKFQRNKPHVNVGTIGHVDHGKTTLTAAISTVLAKTYGGAARDFSSIDNAPEERERGITISTSHVEYDTPARHYAHVDCPGHADYVKNMITGAAQMDGAILVVAATDGPMPQTREHILLSRQVGVPFIVVFMNKCDMVDDEELLELVEMEVRELLSEYDFPGDDLPVIQGSALKALEGEEQWEKKIIELAEALDSYIPEPERDIDKPFLMPIEDVFSISGRGTVVTGRVERGIVNTGDEVEIVGIKDTTKTTVTGVEMFRKLLDEGRAGENIGALLRGTKREDIQRGQVLAKPGTITPHTKFEAEVYVLSKEEGGRHTPFFKGYRPQFYFRTTDVTGAVQLPDGVEMVMPGDNIKFVVELIAPIAMDEGLRFAIREGGRTVGAGVVSKILD